In Natranaeroarchaeum aerophilus, a single genomic region encodes these proteins:
- a CDS encoding ABC transporter permease subunit, whose protein sequence is MKPRKTLRVARWELSRSVGSVDRRTVVLGIFGLILVFGGGLAVFGGSVALDDDIYRVGVPEDSSYYPAVDEHSALKPVPPEDDLIERGDAEIMLEPYGPGGYELSQAETQKGDAAMAEFETAIDGYNYRMMEAEGNQTAAFPVLVDLRYEASGGAGIVEAGAGSDDDTSGTETNGDQEADGDHETDEQETRDDSSEADDETLDGGADDSDDSDDTTDSEDDDPASGDSSDTGNWISDAIAGDSIVDTPAGISPPFPFGSLVLAFLFIIPMNFVIQLYGSSIMNERINRRGELLLVAPVSRGDVIVGKTLPYLAALVLVSVAIALAIDGGPVSIAAVVPIALLFLAATFVGAMFARSFKELTFVTVTISVLLTSYVFVPAIFTEITPIALISPLTLVVWDLQGEAVSALQYTFSTGSFYLLSLLLFGLGAGVYREEDMFSQRSVHLKVLDALANYVSGLKSVAAISALMIPFVFVAQLLTVTVLFALPESFALPVLLLLISCTEEVAKSLHVYAGYAHNRFDRSISTAVAVGAASGLGFFVAEKVTHVAQIVGITQLELGAVAFPTTDGISPTLAVGLFFLPLALHTLTTIVSAIGARRDRVHYLAMLVLAISIHTLYNYVVIFHVQ, encoded by the coding sequence GTGAAGCCGCGAAAGACGCTACGGGTGGCCCGGTGGGAGCTCAGCCGTTCGGTCGGATCGGTCGATAGACGGACGGTCGTCCTCGGCATCTTCGGACTGATACTGGTCTTCGGTGGCGGCCTCGCAGTCTTCGGTGGAAGCGTCGCCCTCGACGACGACATCTATCGGGTCGGCGTCCCTGAGGATAGCAGCTACTACCCCGCCGTCGACGAACACTCCGCGCTGAAACCGGTCCCGCCGGAAGACGACCTGATCGAGCGCGGCGATGCCGAAATCATGCTGGAGCCGTACGGACCGGGGGGCTACGAGTTGTCTCAGGCAGAGACACAGAAAGGCGACGCCGCAATGGCCGAGTTCGAGACTGCCATCGACGGCTACAACTACCGGATGATGGAAGCAGAAGGCAACCAGACTGCGGCGTTCCCGGTGCTCGTCGATCTCCGATACGAGGCCAGTGGCGGGGCAGGTATCGTCGAGGCCGGGGCCGGTTCGGACGACGACACCAGCGGAACGGAGACGAACGGCGATCAGGAGGCGGACGGCGACCACGAGACGGACGAGCAGGAGACGAGGGACGACAGCAGCGAAGCGGACGATGAAACCCTCGATGGCGGAGCCGACGACAGCGACGATAGCGACGACACGACCGACAGCGAGGACGACGATCCTGCATCCGGCGATAGCTCGGATACTGGGAACTGGATCAGCGACGCGATCGCCGGGGATAGCATCGTCGACACGCCAGCGGGGATCTCGCCGCCGTTCCCCTTCGGCTCGCTGGTGCTTGCGTTTCTCTTCATTATCCCGATGAACTTCGTCATCCAGCTCTACGGGAGTTCGATCATGAACGAGCGGATCAACCGCCGTGGCGAGTTACTGCTCGTCGCGCCGGTGAGCCGCGGGGACGTGATCGTCGGGAAGACGTTGCCGTATCTCGCCGCGCTGGTCCTCGTTTCGGTCGCCATTGCGCTCGCGATCGACGGCGGCCCCGTCTCGATCGCTGCCGTCGTTCCGATCGCCCTGCTCTTTCTCGCCGCCACCTTCGTCGGCGCGATGTTCGCCCGCTCGTTCAAGGAGCTGACCTTCGTGACGGTGACGATCAGCGTCCTGCTGACGTCGTACGTGTTCGTCCCGGCGATCTTCACAGAAATAACGCCGATCGCGCTGATTTCGCCGCTGACGCTGGTCGTCTGGGACCTGCAGGGCGAGGCCGTCTCCGCGCTCCAGTACACCTTCTCGACTGGATCCTTTTACCTCCTGAGCCTGCTCCTGTTCGGCCTCGGCGCAGGCGTCTACCGCGAGGAGGACATGTTCTCCCAGCGGTCGGTCCACCTGAAGGTGCTGGACGCCCTGGCGAACTACGTGTCGGGGCTGAAAAGCGTCGCGGCGATCAGCGCGCTGATGATCCCCTTCGTCTTCGTCGCCCAGTTGCTCACCGTCACTGTCCTGTTCGCGCTGCCGGAGTCGTTCGCACTCCCCGTCTTGCTCCTGTTGATCTCCTGTACCGAAGAGGTGGCAAAGAGCTTGCACGTCTACGCGGGCTACGCACACAATCGGTTCGATCGCTCGATCAGCACGGCGGTCGCCGTCGGGGCAGCGAGCGGGCTGGGCTTTTTCGTCGCCGAGAAGGTGACACACGTCGCCCAGATCGTTGGGATCACACAGCTGGAGCTCGGCGCGGTCGCGTTCCCGACGACGGATGGGATCTCACCGACGCTCGCAGTCGGCCTGTTTTTCCTGCCACTCGCGCTGCATACGCTCACTACGATCGTCTCCGCGATCGGTGCCCGACGCGATCGAGTCCACTACCTGGCGATGCTCGTCCTCGCCATTTCGATCCACACGCTGTACAACTACGTGGTGATCTTCCATGTCCAGTGA
- a CDS encoding ABC transporter ATP-binding protein, whose translation MIEVENLRKEYSGFVAVENSTFEIDAGEVFGIVGPNGAGKTTTLKMLAGLIEPTAGTATVAGVQAGETEMRGNLGFLPEESPLYEDMTAISYLRFFADLYDVPRDVATERITETLDRLDLEHRNRAIGDMSKGMKRKVAIARALVNDPDVLIFDEPASGLDPLTTNYIIEFTRELSEEGRTVVFSAHNLFHVESICDRLVVMNRGKIIARGTIEGIRERHGKSSYTVYTDVEVPDSLQKNGRFVREVEDMEAVEAIRERAIAAGGSVVDIQTETPSLEDIFLDIAGEAEA comes from the coding sequence GTGATCGAGGTCGAGAACCTCCGCAAGGAGTACAGCGGGTTCGTCGCAGTCGAGAACAGCACGTTCGAGATCGACGCGGGCGAGGTGTTCGGTATCGTCGGCCCGAACGGGGCGGGGAAGACGACGACGCTGAAGATGCTCGCCGGGCTGATTGAACCGACCGCGGGTACCGCGACGGTCGCTGGCGTCCAGGCGGGCGAAACCGAGATGCGGGGGAATCTCGGCTTCCTCCCCGAGGAGTCACCGCTGTACGAGGACATGACGGCGATCTCGTATCTCCGATTTTTCGCCGACCTCTACGACGTGCCGCGCGATGTCGCAACCGAGCGGATCACGGAGACGCTCGACCGCCTCGATCTGGAACATCGAAACCGGGCAATTGGGGACATGTCGAAAGGAATGAAACGAAAGGTCGCCATTGCGCGTGCGCTTGTCAACGATCCCGACGTGCTGATTTTTGACGAACCCGCCAGCGGCCTCGACCCGCTGACGACCAACTACATCATCGAGTTTACCCGTGAACTGAGCGAAGAGGGTCGGACCGTCGTGTTCAGTGCGCACAACCTCTTTCACGTCGAAAGCATCTGTGACCGCCTGGTCGTGATGAACCGCGGCAAGATCATCGCCAGGGGGACGATCGAGGGGATCCGCGAACGCCACGGCAAGTCCTCCTACACGGTATATACGGACGTCGAGGTGCCTGATAGCCTGCAGAAAAACGGGCGGTTCGTCCGGGAGGTAGAGGACATGGAGGCAGTCGAGGCTATCCGAGAGCGGGCGATCGCCGCGGGCGGATCGGTCGTCGACATCCAGACGGAGACGCCGAGCCTCGAAGACATCTTCCTCGATATTGCCGGGGAGGCCGAGGCGTGA
- a CDS encoding DoxX family protein produces MTAVLPLLLDAPGADVAFLIGRVLFGAVLAFTGLNHFLDLDAMSGYAEMKGIPAPRLSVAFSGGMLMFGGLGVALGVFPVIAAGALAVFLLVTTPVMHDFWAVPEDQAQQEMTQFLKNVALLGGALVLLVLGGADWAYSLGIGL; encoded by the coding sequence ATGACGGCAGTACTTCCGCTACTCCTCGACGCCCCCGGGGCCGACGTGGCGTTTCTGATCGGTCGCGTCCTCTTCGGGGCCGTACTGGCGTTCACGGGACTGAACCACTTCCTGGATCTCGACGCAATGAGCGGCTACGCGGAGATGAAAGGCATCCCGGCACCGAGACTGAGCGTCGCGTTCAGCGGCGGTATGTTGATGTTCGGCGGTCTCGGTGTCGCCCTTGGCGTATTTCCGGTCATCGCTGCTGGCGCGCTGGCAGTGTTCCTGCTCGTCACGACGCCGGTGATGCACGATTTCTGGGCGGTTCCAGAGGACCAAGCACAACAGGAGATGACGCAGTTCCTGAAAAACGTCGCGCTGCTCGGCGGTGCGCTCGTGTTGCTGGTGCTGGGCGGTGCTGACTGGGCCTACTCGCTCGGAATCGGTCTCTGA
- a CDS encoding tyrosine--tRNA ligase, with the protein MDTYDLITRNAEEVVTEEELEALADDPEGKRAYVGYEPSGVLHLGHLLTANKLIDLQEAGFEIVVLLADVHAYLNGKGTFEEIRETAEQMREQFLAYGLDESQTEFVYGSSYQMDEEYVLDVHQIELETSLNRAQRAMAEIQSGETAKVSHVVYPLMQALDIEYLDVDLAVGGLDQRKVHMLAREELPSLDYDVRPALHTPIIADLISGEGKMSSSEGVTISMEDTAEDLEEKVNSAYCPPTRDPEPDEDGNDRENPVLELFQYHVFPRFETVVVERPDQYGGDITYEDYEDLAEDLESGELHPADAKGTLASYLDELIAPGRERLEELRS; encoded by the coding sequence ATGGATACGTACGACCTGATCACTCGCAACGCCGAGGAGGTCGTGACCGAGGAGGAATTGGAGGCACTGGCCGACGATCCCGAAGGCAAACGCGCCTACGTCGGCTACGAGCCCTCCGGTGTGCTTCATCTCGGTCACCTACTGACGGCGAACAAACTGATCGACCTGCAGGAGGCGGGCTTCGAGATCGTCGTCTTGCTCGCGGACGTTCACGCCTACCTGAACGGGAAGGGTACCTTCGAGGAGATCCGCGAGACAGCCGAGCAGATGCGCGAGCAGTTCCTCGCGTACGGCCTCGACGAGAGCCAGACGGAGTTCGTCTACGGCTCTTCGTACCAGATGGACGAGGAGTACGTGCTTGACGTCCACCAGATCGAGCTAGAGACCTCGCTCAACCGCGCCCAGCGCGCGATGGCCGAGATTCAAAGCGGCGAGACCGCGAAGGTCTCTCACGTCGTCTACCCGCTGATGCAGGCACTCGATATCGAGTATCTCGACGTCGACCTCGCGGTCGGCGGCCTCGACCAGCGGAAAGTCCACATGCTCGCCCGCGAGGAGCTGCCGAGTCTCGACTACGATGTCCGGCCCGCTTTGCACACGCCGATCATCGCCGACCTGATCTCCGGCGAGGGGAAGATGTCCTCCAGCGAGGGCGTCACTATCTCGATGGAGGACACGGCCGAGGACCTCGAAGAGAAGGTCAACTCGGCGTACTGCCCGCCGACCCGTGACCCCGAACCGGACGAGGACGGCAACGACCGCGAGAATCCGGTCCTCGAACTGTTCCAGTATCACGTCTTCCCGCGGTTCGAGACGGTGGTCGTCGAACGTCCGGACCAGTACGGCGGTGACATCACCTACGAGGACTACGAGGACCTCGCCGAGGACCTCGAAAGTGGGGAACTCCACCCGGCTGACGCGAAAGGGACGCTCGCATCGTATCTGGACGAGTTGATCGCGCCGGGGCGCGAACGGCTCGAAGAGCTCCGATCGTAA
- a CDS encoding biotin--[acetyl-CoA-carboxylase] ligase, translating to MNDTRRAVLEAIDGQAISGADLAERLDITRAAIWKHVEALRKEGFVIDSEDGYRLESIPEFGASAVEYGLDAPYEVEYHDTIGSTNDRAREAASEGAQNLVVLADEQTGSRGRLDREWSAPSGGIWVSPVLRPDIPPAHAPLVTLAAAVATTTAAREAGVDAQIKWPNDVLVPTADGDKKLVGILTEMEGEADRVSWIVPGIGINANIDSDELPEGATSLREQVGDVHRRVFTQRVLETLDELLTDEDAILEQWREYALTLGQRVRVETSDDVVEGEAVDIERPGTLLVDTGSETVRVHAGDCEHLRPA from the coding sequence ATGAACGACACGCGACGCGCCGTCCTCGAAGCGATCGATGGACAGGCTATCTCGGGTGCCGACCTCGCAGAGCGTCTCGACATCACCCGCGCGGCGATCTGGAAACACGTCGAGGCGCTTCGCAAGGAGGGCTTCGTCATCGACAGCGAAGACGGCTACCGGCTCGAATCGATCCCCGAATTCGGGGCCAGCGCCGTCGAGTACGGCCTCGACGCGCCCTACGAGGTCGAGTATCACGACACCATCGGGAGTACGAACGATCGCGCACGCGAGGCCGCCAGCGAGGGCGCACAGAACCTCGTCGTCCTCGCCGACGAACAGACCGGCAGCCGGGGACGACTCGACCGCGAGTGGAGCGCGCCGAGCGGCGGCATCTGGGTGAGCCCAGTACTCCGGCCCGACATCCCTCCGGCTCACGCTCCGCTGGTGACGCTTGCCGCCGCGGTGGCGACTACGACCGCCGCCAGAGAGGCGGGTGTCGACGCTCAAATCAAGTGGCCAAACGACGTGCTGGTGCCGACAGCGGACGGAGACAAGAAGCTCGTCGGGATCCTCACCGAGATGGAAGGCGAGGCTGACCGGGTCTCGTGGATCGTCCCCGGGATCGGTATCAATGCGAATATCGATTCGGACGAGCTTCCCGAGGGCGCGACGAGCCTTCGCGAGCAGGTGGGTGACGTCCACCGCCGGGTGTTCACCCAGCGCGTGCTCGAAACGCTCGACGAACTACTTACTGACGAGGATGCGATTCTCGAACAGTGGCGCGAGTACGCGCTAACGCTCGGACAGCGCGTCCGCGTCGAGACTTCGGACGACGTCGTCGAGGGGGAGGCCGTCGACATCGAGCGTCCGGGAACGCTGCTCGTCGACACCGGATCGGAGACTGTGCGCGTTCACGCGGGCGACTGTGAACATCTCCGACCGGCCTGA
- a CDS encoding universal stress protein, whose protein sequence is MYDRILVPTDGSTGVGRAVEHAIELARIHDATVHAIYVVNSATFAGLPMEASWDGISDVLREEGEEALEQIEALAADSGVPVKTRLIDGSPRRAIVEYAEGHDCDLIVMGTHGRGGIDRLLMGSVTEGVIRTSDRPILTVRRAPPADTDAEPDRDI, encoded by the coding sequence ATGTACGATCGGATACTGGTCCCGACCGACGGTTCGACCGGCGTCGGCCGGGCCGTCGAGCACGCCATCGAACTCGCGAGGATCCACGACGCGACGGTGCACGCCATCTACGTCGTGAACTCCGCGACGTTCGCCGGACTCCCCATGGAGGCGTCCTGGGACGGGATCAGTGACGTGCTGCGCGAGGAAGGCGAGGAAGCACTAGAACAGATCGAAGCACTGGCCGCCGACTCGGGGGTCCCGGTCAAGACGCGACTGATCGATGGCTCGCCGCGGCGTGCAATCGTCGAGTACGCCGAGGGCCACGACTGTGATCTGATCGTGATGGGTACACACGGTAGAGGGGGGATCGACAGGCTGTTGATGGGGAGTGTGACGGAGGGCGTAATCAGGACGTCCGACCGACCAATACTGACGGTGCGGCGGGCACCGCCCGCTGACACCGACGCCGAACCGGACCGCGACATCTGA
- a CDS encoding amidohydrolase family protein gives MHLEGTILRGSSFEPIEGRVVIDDGEIVAIEETETTSDDIVLPAFVNAHTHLGDSIAKEAGGDLSLEELVAPPDGLKHRLLRAASREDLVDGMRRSLQFMQSTGTGTTIEFREGGISGVEMLREAAGGVDLDPVILGRETIDAMAIADGFGASGANDANFDEERRATAEAGKLFGIHAGEVDESDINPALDLDPDFVVHMVHPEPVHLERLDDSEVPIVVCPRSNVVTDVGRPPVKELAARTTLALGTDNVMTNSPSMFREMAFTAKVFDLSAREVLRMATVNGAEMAGLDRGVVEEGRPAKLLVLDGDSDNLAGAQDVVRAVVRRAGQGDVKRLVL, from the coding sequence ATGCATCTGGAGGGGACCATACTGCGCGGTTCGTCCTTCGAGCCGATCGAAGGCCGCGTAGTGATCGACGATGGAGAGATCGTCGCTATCGAGGAGACCGAGACGACGAGCGACGATATCGTGCTCCCGGCGTTCGTCAACGCGCACACGCACCTGGGCGATTCGATCGCAAAGGAGGCCGGTGGTGATCTCTCGCTCGAAGAGCTCGTCGCGCCGCCCGACGGGTTGAAACACCGCCTGCTCAGAGCGGCGTCACGCGAGGACCTCGTCGACGGAATGCGTCGGTCCCTGCAGTTCATGCAATCGACCGGAACAGGAACAACCATCGAATTCCGGGAAGGCGGCATCTCGGGCGTCGAAATGCTCCGCGAGGCGGCCGGAGGTGTCGACCTCGACCCGGTGATCCTCGGACGGGAAACCATCGACGCGATGGCGATCGCCGATGGCTTTGGTGCGAGCGGAGCCAATGACGCCAACTTCGATGAGGAGCGAAGGGCAACCGCTGAAGCGGGCAAGCTTTTCGGTATCCACGCCGGCGAGGTCGATGAGAGCGATATCAACCCCGCTCTGGATCTCGATCCCGATTTCGTCGTCCACATGGTCCACCCGGAACCGGTCCACCTCGAACGGCTCGACGACAGCGAGGTACCGATCGTCGTCTGTCCCCGATCGAACGTCGTTACTGATGTGGGTCGACCGCCAGTCAAGGAACTCGCGGCGCGAACGACGCTCGCGCTCGGGACGGATAATGTAATGACGAACAGTCCATCGATGTTCCGCGAGATGGCCTTTACTGCGAAGGTGTTCGATCTCTCTGCCAGGGAAGTGCTTCGCATGGCAACGGTGAACGGTGCGGAGATGGCAGGGCTCGATCGGGGGGTCGTCGAGGAGGGTCGTCCCGCGAAACTGCTGGTCCTGGACGGGGACTCCGACAATCTCGCGGGGGCGCAGGATGTCGTGCGCGCGGTGGTGCGACGCGCCGGGCAGGGCGATGTGAAGCGACTCGTTCTCTGA
- a CDS encoding HD domain-containing protein, giving the protein MATIKDSVHDHIEVEGVAAALLDTPAVQRLRRIRQLGTVSYVYPSANHTRFEHSLGVYHLACQALDGLGIHGPQAERVRAAALLHDVGHSPFSHNIEAVIYRHTGQYHDDVADLLAENPVGDVLREHDLDPEAVADLIAGDGQYGQLVSGELDVDRMDYLVRDAHHTGVPYGTIDHGRLVRELTFEDGQLVLQEGNVQAAESLLIARALMNPTVYSHHVARISKSLLRRGTERLIDEESIPAATVRRMDDSDLLVALRSHDSTEGYADALDERDLFKRAVWAELRDVPDEIIDADHETIRDLEDEIAVRADVRPAHVILDVRGRPTMTESTTRVVVGNEVRRLDEQSPLVEALRAAQQSQWRLGVYAPDEETEQVGHAAASVLGLDIEGALVSEVRGTHYATLDEFEHRTN; this is encoded by the coding sequence ATGGCGACAATCAAGGACAGCGTCCACGACCACATCGAGGTCGAGGGCGTTGCGGCGGCGCTACTCGACACCCCCGCAGTCCAGCGGCTCCGCCGGATCAGGCAACTGGGGACCGTCTCGTACGTCTATCCCTCCGCGAACCACACTCGCTTCGAGCACAGCCTCGGCGTCTACCACCTCGCCTGTCAGGCACTCGACGGGCTCGGCATCCACGGACCGCAGGCAGAGCGCGTCCGGGCCGCAGCGTTGCTACACGACGTCGGCCACAGCCCCTTTAGCCACAACATCGAGGCGGTGATTTATCGACATACTGGGCAGTATCACGACGACGTCGCCGATCTGCTCGCAGAAAACCCGGTCGGTGACGTGCTACGAGAGCACGACCTCGACCCGGAGGCCGTCGCCGACCTGATCGCGGGCGACGGCCAGTACGGGCAACTGGTATCGGGCGAACTCGACGTCGACCGGATGGATTACCTCGTCCGAGATGCCCACCACACCGGCGTCCCGTACGGAACGATCGATCACGGGCGACTCGTTCGCGAGCTGACGTTCGAGGACGGACAGCTCGTGTTACAGGAGGGCAACGTTCAGGCAGCCGAAAGTCTGCTCATCGCGCGCGCGCTAATGAACCCCACTGTCTACAGCCACCACGTCGCCCGGATCAGCAAATCGTTGCTTCGCCGCGGCACCGAGCGGCTGATCGACGAGGAGTCGATCCCCGCAGCGACGGTTCGGCGGATGGACGACAGCGACCTGCTCGTCGCCTTGCGGAGCCACGACAGCACGGAGGGGTATGCGGACGCGCTCGACGAACGAGATCTGTTCAAGCGGGCCGTCTGGGCGGAACTTCGGGACGTCCCCGACGAGATCATCGACGCCGACCACGAGACGATCCGGGATCTGGAGGACGAGATCGCTGTGCGGGCCGACGTACGGCCAGCCCACGTCATCCTCGATGTTCGAGGTCGTCCCACGATGACCGAATCGACGACCCGTGTCGTCGTCGGGAACGAGGTCAGACGGCTCGACGAGCAGTCGCCGCTTGTCGAGGCGTTGCGTGCAGCACAGCAGTCGCAGTGGCGACTGGGCGTGTACGCTCCGGACGAGGAGACGGAGCAGGTGGGTCACGCCGCGGCGTCCGTGCTCGGACTCGATATCGAGGGCGCGCTCGTCTCGGAGGTTCGGGGGACACATTATGCGACGCTCGACGAGTTCGAACACAGGACCAACTGA
- the psmB gene encoding archaeal proteasome endopeptidase complex subunit beta, producing MRTPMDNSQFSRNQDRLDNASSDPLGPSIGSLPDPQISESELENVNKTGTTTVGLTTDEGVVVATDMRASLGGRFVSSKDVQKVEQIHPNAVLTLVGSVGGAQSFIKYLRVEASLYETRRGEKMSMKALSTLAGNFARGGPFFAIRPILAGVDEDGSHVYSLDPAGGVIRDDYTVTGSGMQVAYGTLEQHYEEGMSNEEAKEVAARAIQSATERDTGSGNGVFIAEVTEEDVEIQGHKDFDELL from the coding sequence ATGCGAACTCCCATGGATAACTCCCAGTTCTCGCGTAATCAGGACCGCCTCGACAACGCCAGTTCGGACCCACTCGGCCCGTCAATCGGCTCGCTTCCGGACCCACAGATCTCCGAGTCCGAACTCGAAAACGTCAACAAGACCGGGACGACGACCGTCGGTCTGACGACCGACGAAGGCGTCGTCGTCGCGACCGACATGCGTGCGAGCCTCGGTGGCCGGTTCGTTTCCAGCAAGGACGTCCAGAAGGTCGAACAGATCCACCCGAACGCCGTCCTGACGCTCGTCGGCTCCGTCGGTGGCGCACAGTCTTTCATCAAGTACCTTCGCGTCGAAGCCAGCCTCTACGAGACCCGTCGTGGCGAGAAGATGAGCATGAAGGCGCTCTCGACGCTCGCAGGCAACTTCGCGCGAGGCGGTCCCTTCTTCGCCATCCGACCGATCCTCGCGGGTGTCGACGAGGACGGCTCCCACGTCTACAGCCTCGACCCCGCGGGCGGCGTCATCCGCGACGACTACACCGTCACTGGAAGCGGGATGCAGGTCGCCTACGGTACCCTCGAACAGCACTACGAGGAAGGCATGAGCAACGAGGAAGCCAAGGAGGTCGCCGCTCGCGCGATCCAGAGTGCCACCGAGCGCGACACCGGCAGCGGTAACGGCGTCTTCATCGCCGAAGTGACCGAGGAAGACGTCGAGATTCAGGGCCACAAGGACTTCGACGAACTGCTATAG
- a CDS encoding DUF555 domain-containing protein, whose amino-acid sequence MSNYLVVMEAAWLVRDVNSIDDAIGVAVSEAGKRLNQQDMDYVEVDVGATGCPACGEPFDSAFIAADTALVGLVLEMEVFNADSEEHAQRIAKSEVGGTLRDVPLSVVETIEYEDEGELEDESEP is encoded by the coding sequence ATGAGCAACTATCTCGTTGTGATGGAGGCCGCATGGTTGGTTCGTGACGTTAACTCGATCGATGACGCAATCGGCGTCGCGGTTAGCGAAGCCGGAAAGCGTCTGAACCAACAGGATATGGACTACGTCGAGGTCGACGTCGGTGCGACGGGCTGTCCGGCCTGCGGCGAGCCGTTCGACTCGGCGTTTATTGCGGCCGATACCGCCCTGGTCGGTCTGGTACTGGAGATGGAGGTGTTCAACGCCGACAGCGAGGAACACGCCCAGCGGATCGCAAAGAGCGAGGTCGGCGGCACCCTCCGTGACGTCCCACTGTCCGTCGTCGAGACGATCGAATACGAGGACGAGGGCGAGTTAGAAGACGAGTCCGAACCCTGA
- a CDS encoding CBS domain-containing protein: MDLPTPADLRERRNELELTQSELADRADVSQPLIARIEGGDVDPRLSTLRRIVSALAEAETGIVRAEDLMHSDVINVAPDDELSDAVRKMEEEAYSQLPVLQDGIPVGSISQGDLVHAEEGDRGEPVREFMSESFPTVSEDTTLDEVTSLLEHYKAVMVTDSGETVGILTEADIAGRLS, translated from the coding sequence ATGGACCTTCCGACGCCTGCGGATCTGCGCGAACGGCGAAACGAACTGGAGTTGACCCAGAGCGAACTCGCAGATCGGGCCGACGTCTCTCAGCCATTGATCGCCCGAATCGAGGGGGGTGACGTCGATCCGCGACTCTCGACGCTTCGACGGATCGTCAGCGCGCTCGCCGAGGCCGAAACGGGAATCGTCCGGGCCGAGGATCTAATGCACAGCGACGTGATCAACGTCGCCCCCGACGACGAACTGAGCGACGCTGTCAGGAAGATGGAAGAGGAAGCATACTCTCAGCTTCCAGTTCTACAGGACGGTATTCCCGTGGGAAGTATCAGCCAGGGGGATCTGGTTCACGCCGAAGAGGGAGACCGAGGCGAACCGGTTCGGGAGTTCATGAGCGAAAGCTTTCCGACGGTCTCGGAGGATACGACCCTCGACGAAGTAACCAGCCTGCTCGAACACTACAAGGCGGTTATGGTCACTGACAGCGGCGAGACGGTCGGAATCCTCACTGAAGCGGATATCGCAGGTCGACTATCGTAA
- a CDS encoding DUF502 domain-containing protein — protein MDWVKRDLGSGFVVLVPILVSLYALRWLYLIIAGLPLFNNIDPSPVGVGLSILLVAVVVFSVGYFMRTAIGELVSDVLDWVMNRVPGFRIVYNASQMAVETAVSDSTDLNQPVKVNLWGNLRMTAFKTGKQTTDGKHLLFVPTSPNVTSGFVIELDDEEFVEVDESIEDALIRVLSAGFGEQNGRTSSQQPSDD, from the coding sequence ATGGACTGGGTAAAACGGGACCTCGGAAGCGGATTCGTGGTGCTCGTGCCCATTCTGGTGTCGCTGTACGCGTTGCGGTGGCTCTATCTCATTATCGCTGGCCTCCCGCTGTTCAACAACATCGATCCATCGCCAGTTGGTGTCGGACTCAGCATTCTACTCGTCGCTGTTGTCGTTTTCAGTGTCGGTTACTTCATGCGGACGGCGATCGGCGAACTCGTCTCGGACGTGCTGGACTGGGTGATGAACCGAGTCCCGGGCTTTCGGATCGTCTACAATGCCTCGCAGATGGCAGTCGAAACCGCTGTTTCCGATTCGACAGATCTCAACCAGCCCGTGAAAGTGAACCTCTGGGGCAATCTACGAATGACCGCGTTCAAAACCGGGAAGCAAACGACGGACGGAAAACATCTCCTCTTCGTTCCCACGTCACCGAACGTTACCAGTGGGTTCGTTATCGAACTCGACGACGAGGAGTTCGTCGAAGTCGACGAAAGTATCGAAGACGCACTGATCCGGGTACTTAGCGCAGGGTTCGGCGAGCAGAACGGACGAACGAGTTCACAACAGCCGTCCGACGACTAG
- a CDS encoding DUF5805 domain-containing protein has translation MSTEDAVDTSRASVKTYVPAYQKTQWKEHADDLGMSQSEFVRTMVQAGRRGFGASPEEIENAPKGDSGTTDRTDTTAQQATNGAELGERVIALLQREGTLSWEDLVEALTDDIEERLDDTMAELQDESKVRYSGRHGGYTLSEDR, from the coding sequence ATGAGCACCGAGGACGCGGTCGACACCTCCCGAGCCTCTGTCAAAACCTACGTTCCGGCGTATCAAAAAACGCAGTGGAAAGAACACGCTGACGATCTCGGTATGAGCCAGAGCGAGTTCGTCCGGACGATGGTGCAGGCCGGTCGCCGGGGGTTCGGTGCGAGCCCAGAGGAGATCGAGAACGCACCGAAGGGAGATTCCGGGACGACCGACAGGACCGATACCACTGCCCAGCAGGCGACAAACGGTGCAGAACTCGGTGAGAGAGTAATCGCATTACTCCAACGCGAGGGGACGCTTTCCTGGGAGGACCTCGTCGAAGCGCTCACCGACGACATCGAGGAGCGGCTCGACGACACGATGGCCGAGTTACAGGACGAAAGCAAAGTTCGTTACAGCGGTCGTCACGGCGGCTACACGCTCTCGGAGGATAGATGA